The window GAAGCGGTCGCAGCAACACCCAACCAAAATCCTGCAAACGCCAACAACACAATTGCTTGCCTTTTGTGCATGACGAAGTTCCTTTCGAGAATTTGCTCCCTGTCTCAGTGTCTTCGCCACCCGGGATCACGTCCTGACAGATTCAACAAAAAAAGACCCACATGCCGTTTGGGGACATGAGGGCCTCTTAATCGAGCTCGGCTAATTCTTTCGCACGCAAACCGCGGCAGGATATAGAACCGCAACCGTCAGGGCAACACTTGATCGAAAATCATGCGCATTGCCCGCGCGCCAACCATCGTCGACCGGTCAACCACGCAAGGCAGGCTAACGAGGCGAGCAGTAACGCCGACGGCTCGGGCACCGACACCGCCGCTGCGGATGTCTGCAACCAGTTCAGCCCGATCGTATTGATATCCAGGCCATTCACAAGACCATCGCCGTTGGCGTCGCCCGGGGGGGACGTGCCGAGCTGCAGCCAGTGGCTTGCCACCACGCCGATGTCGAGGCCATTGACTACGCCGTCCGAGTTAACGTCGCCCGGTATCGCGGGACGAAATCCCAGCGTGACCGTTTGCCAGTCAGGGCTGGCAAAGATGCGGAAACCGCCAAAGGCGCCGTTAACATTCGCCGTCAGACTGCTGTTCCAATAGTCGAGGCCGATTTGCGCGACCGCCGATCCGGTGACCAGCAGTCGCGCCTCGACATATACGTCCGTAGCGCCGGCCGGCACCAGGCCCGGAACATCATTCCAGGCTGAATACGCAACGGACGGGTTAGCGCTCGGCGTCATGACCACGGCATTTGTCGTCCAACCCGATGCGATGTTGCCAGGAACCTCGGTCACCATATCGCTGCGCAGCGTGAAATCGCCAGAAATATGCGATTGTTGACCGGCACCCGATCCGTAGTCATTGCTGACAATGATCGTGTCTTTGCCATTGACGATCGCATCCACTTGCATCCAATCCAGATCGACCGTGGCCGGCGCAGGATTGTTAATGTCTTGCAGCGCGTAGAAATACTCGGTGGCCAGCGGATAGCCGGGCGGGGGCGTGTACTCATTCACCTGAGGTGTCTCAGGCGGCCAGATACCCGGCTGTTGCGCGATGGGGTAACTGGAAATTGGCGCCGCGCGGGCCCACGGTCCCCGACAACACACGAGTAAAAAACAACCACCCGCCGCGAGCACAATGGCTCGGAAACGTGCATCCCGCACGAACGCTCCTCCGTGCAGCCGATGGCCCACATGCGA of the Pirellulales bacterium genome contains:
- a CDS encoding dockerin type I domain-containing protein, producing MRDARFRAIVLAAGGCFLLVCCRGPWARAAPISSYPIAQQPGIWPPETPQVNEYTPPPGYPLATEYFYALQDINNPAPATVDLDWMQVDAIVNGKDTIIVSNDYGSGAGQQSHISGDFTLRSDMVTEVPGNIASGWTTNAVVMTPSANPSVAYSAWNDVPGLVPAGATDVYVEARLLVTGSAVAQIGLDYWNSSLTANVNGAFGGFRIFASPDWQTVTLGFRPAIPGDVNSDGVVNGLDIGVVASHWLQLGTSPPGDANGDGLVNGLDINTIGLNWLQTSAAAVSVPEPSALLLASLACLAWLTGRRWLARGQCA